One genomic segment of Manis javanica isolate MJ-LG chromosome 7, MJ_LKY, whole genome shotgun sequence includes these proteins:
- the TANK gene encoding TRAF family member-associated NF-kappa-B activator isoform X3, with product MDKNIGEQLNKAYEAFRQACMDRDSAVKELQQKQTENYEQRIREQQEQLSLQQTIIDKLKSQLLLVNSSQDNSYNYVSLLEDSEARKNNLALDQPQDKVKSGTSREKESKVRRQEVFSPRKETSPRSLDIPLFHERGYIEKTFRDLKEEFHRICMLAKAQKDHLSKLNVPATATETQCSVPVQCTDKTDKQEALFKPQTEDDINRGAPCITAVTPRGLGRDEEDNNSFESLSKFNVKFPPMDSDSTFLHSTPERPSILGPAPSEATCQDKFNMELRDNPGNFAKTEETLFEIQGIDPILPAVQSLKITDKTKPSNLVNTCIRTTLDRAPCLPPGDHNALYVNTFPLQDPSDAPFPSLDSPGKAIRGPQQPVWKPFPNQDSDLSSVLSGTDSELHIPQVCEFCQAVFPPSITSRGDFLRHLNSHFNGET from the exons CAGACTGAGAACTATGAGCAGAGAATACGTGAGCAACAGGAACAGCTGTCACTTCAACAAACTATTATTGACAAACTAAAATCACAGTTACTTCTCGTGAATTCCAGTCAAG ATAACAGCTACAACTACGTTTCCCTACTTGAAGACAGTGAAGCAAGGAAGAATAATTTGGCTCTTGATCAGCCACAAGATAAAGTAAAATCTGGaacatcaagagaaaaagaatcaaag GTAAGAAGACAAGAGGTTTTCTCTCCTAGAAAAGAAACTTCTCCAAGGAGTCTTGACATTCCTTTATTCCATGAAAG GGGTTATATAGAGAAGACTTTCCGTGATCTGAAAGAAGAATTTCATAGAATATGCATGCTAGCAAAAGCTCAAAAAGACCACTTAAGTAAACTTAATGTACCAGCCACTGCAACTG AAACGCAATGCTCTGTGCCTGTACAGTGTACGGATAAAACAGATAAACAAGAAGCGCTGTTTAAGCCTCAGACTGAAGATGATATAAATAGAGGTGCACCATGCATCACAGCTGTCACACCAAGAGGACTGGGCCGAGATGAGGAAGACAACAACTCTTTTGAATCACTTTCTAAATTCAATGTCAAGTTTCCACCTATGGACAGTGACTCAACTTTCTTACATAGCACTCCAGAAAGACCCAGCATCCTTGGTCCTGCCCCATCTGAGGCAACATGCCAGGATAAATTTAATATGGAGCTCAGAGACAACCCGGGAAACTTTGCTAAAACAGAAGAAACTTTGTTTGAAATTCAGGGAATTGACCCCATACTTCCAGCTGTACAAAGCCTTAAGATAACTGACAAAACAAAACCCTCCAATCTTGTAAACACTTGTATCCGGACAACTCTGGATAGAGCTCCATGTTTGCCTCCTGGAGACCATAATGCACTGTATGTAAATACATTCCCACTTCAGGACCCCTCTGATGCACCTTTTCCTTCACTCGATTCCCCAGGAAAAGCTATCCGAGGACCACAGCAG CCTGTTTGGAAACCCTTTCCTAATCAAGACAGTGACTTATCATCGGTACTAAGTGGCACAGACTCCGAACTGCATATACCTCAAGTATGTGAATTCTGTCAAGCAGTTTTCCCACCATCCATTACATCCAGGGGGGATTTCCTCCGGCATCTTAATTCACACTTTAATGGAGAGACTTAA